The following is a genomic window from Engraulis encrasicolus isolate BLACKSEA-1 chromosome 13, IST_EnEncr_1.0, whole genome shotgun sequence.
ATATTATGGCACGTCACCACCATCCTTCATTTAAAACACAAAGCCATTTTAGATTTGGATGGGTCCAGAATATTGACCCTGTGGGTCCCCCTACTGTCCTTCAGTCACAAGCATGCCCACATCAGGCCAGTTTGATGGCTCCGAGGAAGGTGAAGTCTCCACCTAGCGACACTTTGGCTGAATCTCTCGGGATGAGCAGCTCCACCGTGTCCCCTGCCTCCAGCTTCACAAtgcctgagagagagatacaggggcgtcagctgacctaatgctatacaggggcacagaagGGCACTGAGAGATAATGCGAGCGCGCAAAGTGCGAAagcaaaacaattttttttggaGTTATTTATTTCTAAAAGCTTGTAGATTAAtgatattattgcaagtagtgcatgtgtactattttgtgtgtgcagggccgctgacagctttggctgggcccgggacaaacacatatgaaagggccccaaactcaatacatacaatgtaatgaggatccagttctgggccccctctctccttgggcccgggacaagtgacccttttgtccccccctgtcggcttccctgtgtgtgtgcattctacagattactccgtatgctaaacttgagctaaattccaagctaacaaggttgtttttttgtgaaactcatacctgggcacagcaaatcaatacccaggcacgtgacCCAGTAAAATAGGTCTAGCGATGACCCTGGGCAAGAACACACATGTGGCACTGTAGGCAACTCACACATAGGACAACATAAATGCATTACTGTCTGGCAGACACCGGCAATAGTTACAGCAGTTCATTATAAGAGTTAATGTCAAGTCTACATAGGTGTGTGGCTTGATATAACACCTGGGAGTGCAATGTTGACGATCCAGCTGTCAGTCAGATAATTGTGTTATGTTTGCTGATAACAATCATGAGATTAGGAAGTAAAAATCGTCTGGCAAATGTGGTACAACCAGTTCTGAATCATTCCAATATGTCTAGTACCACCCCTGGACATACAGACatactgcacacactcacacgcacgcgcacacacacacacacacacacacgcacgcacgcacgcacgcacacatgcacacacacacacacgcacgcacgcacgcacgcacgcacgcacgcacgcacgcacgcacgcacgcacgcacacatgcatgcacgcacacacacacacacacacacacacacacacacacacgcacgcacgcacgtacgcacgcacgcacacacgcacacacgcacgcacacacacacacacgcacacacacacacacctgctggatCTTACCGCCTGTGTAGCAGGTGTTGTGGGGGGCCTGTTCACTCATATTCTGGACGCAGCGGAAGAGGACAATGTGCTGCTTCTCGTTCCCCACCAGGTTCTTCTTCATGCGGAGGATGATGTGGCCCATCGTGTACCTGCTGTCTGTGTAGTAGACCTGGAAGTAAAGCATCAGGCCAAAATTCAGGGTTGTCCCAAACAACAAACACCACATATTGTGATAAACGTCATATAACCCAGTAATGTAGTATCCTAGATTCGCACCTTGAAAGAGACTTGTGTGTGAGTTGAAATGCATCAGCGCATATggcaaaaataaaaaaggactAAATAGCAGATGCCTGCTATTTAAGTTGAAAGTACGAAAAAAAACCAAACAGCAtcaaacaacacaacaccataTTCCCAATCCCATCACACTAGCCCAACAGCCACACTAAAACCAAATGAAAAGAAAgtgctgaaagaaaaaaaggaaataatcATAAAACAATTACTCTGAGAGTGATTTTTTCTGGACTTCTTTTTATTTGGAATGTGAGATGCCCAACAGTAAGCTGATCAATGACCACATATTGTGATTAACTTCAAAAATCACCCAGCAGTGTGCTTACCTGGCTGTAGATGAAAAAGAATCCCTCCTCGGACACCTGTATGACGTCATCGTGGAGCTGCAGGGCAGTGCCTCTCCGCAGGCCTGTCTGCCAGGGGATACCCGTATGCATCTCCTCCTCAAACTCTAGGCAGAAGGGCATGGTGGAGGAAGATGGTGAGAAATAAATAGAATGAACAAGCCTATCGCCATCATGCTATAAGGGAAGAATCTAGTGCAGGTTCTGTACATATTTTGACTAAGGGCCACTGTCAGTCATCCACATCTACCTGTACCATATtctgaaacaacaacaacaacaacaacaacaacaacaacaacaacaacaacaacaacaacaacaacaacaacaacaacaacaataataataatatcattatTATAACTTTATTTGTACAATCGTAATTTTGATTATGTTGCATCCACTGTTAGTGGACGTAAGCCAGACACTTCAAATGATCCATCTGAATTCATACTATTTCAGACCTAGACAGATGTTGAACTAACCATCCAAGAATGATCGCCACACCGCTCAAGAAAGCCGCAAAAGCTATGAGATTGTCATAAGATCATAAATAACACACAATCATTGGCAACTTGTGAAACACATGTCTGTCAAAGAACGATAGCATTCTTGCAAGTCACGATACAAAACAAAGGTGCTTTTTTGCTTTTCGAGGAATGTTATGTATGAATCAGCAAAAAGTGGAAAAACTTGAATAAATACATTTATCTCGTTATGGCTTGTAgtgtgcaataaatcaatcaatcaatcaatcaatgaaaatatagcatactgtacagacagagaaacaggcatAGACAACTGTAAAAGTGTCCCTTCTGCAAAGAGGATAATGCCCTGACCCAGCCAGTGTTGTGATTACACTACAGCTGACTCAATAATACTGTGAGCACCCTCAGAAGCACACagctgctgccctacaaagccaaacTTTATAGTGGGGCATTACATAACATGGCACTGAGCTGACACGTTTACCCAAATGACTCCATTACATCTACCAGAAACATtttggtacagggtgttggtcacagtccctggagcaatgtgggataaGGTGCCGtactcagcggtgtagtctacttttttttgaagtgggtatactgtatattcgagcatttttggaagtgggtatactgtatttatgctattctaaataatggatcaatcaatttaaagtgggtatagcctactgaagcccctaaaatttagaagtgggtatactccgtatacctgcgttctacgtagactacaccactggccgtgCTCAAAGTCACTTCAGCCATCATCGCAATGCCAACTCTCTAACCCTTAGCAACATGAATGCCCCACAAATTGAGTTTAGATTGGTCATTGACTGCATAACACATCCTTGTTTTTTGTGACTCAATATCATGCTTTTTAGTACAGAAAAGCATCACCATGTTTGATAGGACATGTGACAAATTTAAGTGCATTCGACACAGTTTCTATATTCACTCAACGCAAAGCGGTCCGCAGAACACTTTGCCTTAATGAGACAGAGCCAATGAGTAGCATGGACCATATTGTGCTCCTTACCCTTCTGGAATGTTGATCTCTTGCTGTCTGCCAACATTTGCAAACAGGGCTGCAGCACTGTAAGGGAACAAACAGTAAGagctgtatgaagtagaagtactacTCTTAAATGGGTATACaactattttgaggcttaatacagttaaaatcgttggccggggtttattaaggtgctacacggatccattgactttcactagcttagcgacatgctccctcttttaacttgtcttaaagcaagacaatggcttacatgaaaaataagacactttaccacctttataaaccctggccactatagcatgctacacggatccattgactttcactagcttagcgacatgctccctcttttaacttgtcttaaagcaagacaatggcttacatgaaaaataagacactttaccacctttataaaccctggccaacgattttaactgtattaagccccaaaatagtggcatacccctttaaagatgtacatgtatttacaacactggtggtatggtattacatggtttcaactttgtaatatcattcaacatgtgttgcaattacatctatcaaagtacttctacttctacttcacagCTATGCAAATAATGGAGAAGGATGTGTTAAACAATACAAGACAAGATTGGTAGCTGAAACGAGGGTGAAGTACACCTAATTTTAGGGTGACGTCTTTCACTTTCTATTTAGTTTGTTGTGAAATTATCAAAAATCCTCTGCATCTTTGTTCATGTTCTTGGTTCAGTCCTACTATACCACAATGAGCTAGggttataatttattttcttaccCATGAAGTATGGGCTATGGTTATTGTAAACTTTACAGTTTGAGAATTTAAAATATAATGTTAATCTAAAAAAGAACCAAAACATATCTTTAGCTTTGCTCTCATATCTGTATAGTCTATTCAGGCTGACAAAGTATCGTTTGCATAGAATAGCTACAGAAGACAGCTGATTTGACTGTGTCAAATTCTGTACTGAAAGGTGTTAAGCCACTGAGCTTGTGAGCATGTCACTCTGTATGCATAGCTGTATGACTCAGCAGTCTGACATTACAAtaggaagaagaaagaaacttGGCATCACGGCCAAAATATGTATACTCATTTTTAATATTACTGACATGTGTATTTGATTCATTAATGATTTTTTGTACACAGGCTTTACAATCATGTAgctaaaactaaactaaactaaaagctAAAACAGTCATTACTATTTGACTATTTGTAAGTCACCACTTGTGTTTGTCTGAGTCACTGGTGTACTGCTTTACCTGCCTGGCCATCCCCGACACTTCTTTTTGCGTGCTTCTCAGATTTGACGGTTTCCGTTTCAGATGTGGAACCAGGGTGTCCCTCTTGCTCAGTCTGTGCACATGTGAACAGTGACAATGATGACTTATAAGATAGAACGACTTGCTTTTTTGTATTGAAATACAAATGAACAGACATCATTCTAACTGTCGAATTCAATAATATCAATGTCATACATAGTGCGTTACATAGGTCTAGGTCTGTACacgttatatatatttttgaatagAATTAAATGAACAGATAGGCTCTGTATATAGAAGTTTCATCTCGCATGAAAAGTATAAGTATACCATAAGCATAGCTGACTGGCCTAAAATAAAACTGCCAATGAAAAGGCAGTAACCACCTGGCAGATAAGTAGAAAATCCCTCGACTCACCTGGGTCCAGTCCTGGCCCTGGGGGCCCTGCCGCAGCCCCTGGGTATCCCCCTCTCCTGGGGGCCCCCAGCGCCCCTCCCTGCGGCGGCTCACCTCTGCCCTCAAGCCCTCCACCTCCGCCTGCAGTGCAAGCACGCGGTACAGGGACAGCACCGACAGCGTGGAGGAAGTGATGGCAGCTAGAGCCAACAGTACCACTGCCCAGGGCACCCCTCGTCTCTGGAAGGAGGACCCTGCACTGGAGTGAATCCCCTTCCCCTGCCCCATGTCcaatctgcctctctcctccgcctcctcctcctcctcctccttccccctcatTGAAGATGCATCTTCCATCAGAAGGCaaatgcccccctcccctcctcaggcAGAGGCCATGGTTCCTCTGGACGCTTCTGCAAGATGAGTTTCAAAGTTCACAAGAAGATTCAGGCTTGTCTTCATGGGTCGTGAGTCGCTTGGTGAACTGAAGGTTTGGGCCTTTTGCTTTTCTGGCTGCAATGCAAGATGTAAGAACGCTTCACCTCAACACAGGGAGACAACAGGTCTTTTCTTGTAGCTGTAGTTGACCCTTTTTCGACATGCATCTCAGGTGAAAGCTTCAGGCTTTTCTGCATCAGTCTTGCGTTTCTTCAATGTGTGGGCTGTGCGTTTTTGCCCAGCTCTTCTGTCTCCAATAGGATGTCTGGTGGAAAATAGGGCAAAAATGCTGAATAGAAGGCCTAGCTTGCCTTTACTCCTTACCCCAATTGGAGAAGGGACTGCATGGTTCTGCAAACCTGCTCACAGTTGGCTGAAATAGCAACACAATAAACTTGTTTCTTGGCTAAAGCCCCAGAATTTAGATTTCAACACAACCTTCAGCGTTACTTGCACTCCTGTCTGTCTCCACAGCTCGGGTCCTACCTCGGTCAGCTGATAATCAAACACAAATGAGGAAGAAAAACATGACTGGTACCAACCAAAAATACCaagagctggactgggacaaaaaaggcCCAGGCATATTGCCCTGTAAATTATGAATGAGTTGGTCTgtcagaaaatacaaaaaaaccagACATAAACCTGTGAGGACCATAGACCCACcagtaaatgccctgtatgccatgtcaccagtccaggcctgaacATGGTCTGAGGAGGGGACCCTCAGAAAGTCTTGGGGCTACAGCATCTCAGCTTGCTTCACTACTGCAGGACTGCTCTGAATGTACTCTATGTAGTGACCTCAGAGAGCTGAATCAGGGTTTCCCTCAGCAATTTAGTTACAGTTTGTTGTCAAGGGACCACCTTGAAAAGGTCCCTTGAAAAGATGAATAGTTTGTAGAGCACATGTCTTTTTTTTGGTTTACAATATTTATAATGTATAAGACATTTGTTTTGTGCTCATATTCCCTGTGAAACTGCACACATACGGTAGCCTTTCCTATTAGTCCCATGTACAGACAAACCATTCTCCACCTGAGTGACACATTTCAGTGAGAAGCACTGTGAACCACCTGTACTTCAGGCATCCTCCAAACAGCAACCACTATGAATCACCGGGGGAATGAGAAGTGCATGACAATTAATTGTCATTCCACATGACACTCAaataacatttttgttttgttttaaaataatacatttcaacaaaaaaaaacactgtattaCCTTCTCATGAGCTTGATCCTCACTGCTACAGCTCTTCTCTCTGTGGAAGTGGTGTGCAGTGTCTGAGCCACAGTGGTACAGTACTTGAGAGCAGGGGTGTAAGAGGGGTGTAAGTCCAGCCCCTGTCAGTTTACTGTACGATCAACCACAGCCAAGCACTTCCTGCCAAGAGCCGACTAACCAATCACAACCCAGCTGTTCCACTGCGAAGATGAacacacatatagtaataacTTGAGATTTGGAAAATGGAAAATTCCTGTTTTACAATGCCATTGCTATCATTGCCATTCCACACAGTAAAGGAGCCTTGTCACGATGGCAAGTGGACATGCAGGCTGAGATCATTGACAAAAGAGAAAGCAACGGTTCCGAATTACCCGCTAAACGAATGAGGAAGTTGAGGAAACAGAGTATGACCAGAAAAAAAGAAGCAAGCGACGTAAATAGATAAAACAAATGAAACCACCATCGCCGTTCTCCTTTGTTTCCTGGCAAATTAATTTCCATAAAGGAGGAAGTGGTTTCATCACACCCAAAACACAAATGAAGGCTTCAGACACAACAAGCAGAGCGGCTGACATGCCATTTATTGCATGTACTGTAACTGTACAGTTAGATAAAAAGTGTTACAGAGTGCATAGAAAATAACAAAATCAGAAGAGGGAAAAATGTACACCCTTATTAACacatgtatcgtatgtcattgTTAGGATGACAAataaatgcaacacaacacaagcttGAGATATCTACACAGGGTGAAGGAATCCAAAGGAAACAGCAAAGGTGTAGTGCAATGGAGTGTACTGAGCATCCACATACAGCATTTCTGCTCAATTTCAAATGGTTAACTGACACATTTGTTTTGGTTTACTGTAAGCCTGGTGTACTTGAAAACCACATTCTAGAAAACCCCAGGGCCTCATTCTTCTCACTGACTACCTCTGCTTTAAATAAATTAGTGTGCCACTAAACCACACTCCAATTACACTTGGCAAAACAAAAGTGGTGACAAAATGCTGTGCAACCTTAGTCAAAACAGCCTCTCACATGGTACAAACATACAACCATATCATGTCAAACAGTATTAAACCATCAAGGAACAAGGTGCCATTAGAAGGGCAGAGTTAAAGGATGTGGGTGtgtctgagggagagagggagggagagagagagagagagagagagagagagagagagagagagagagagagagagagagagagagaaagaaagatggaggtcCAATGGAGTCTAGTGCATTATTCCAAAGACAACAGAGAGCCTCTCACAAATTTCAACATGAAAAAATACACATTCACTGCAAAGCCTCTGGCACATATGCACAGTTATACTGGTGAAGACACGACCACGCACTTTGTACGATTTGAATAGAGCTCAGATATCAATTGAATAACTGCTTGTTGCCTGAAAAGGTCCCCTCTGGATTTTTACTGCAAAATTATCCACTGTTTCTACAGGTTAGAGTactatatttttaaaaatccacAGCTCCGACAGCATTCTTTGTTAAAAATGGTGAAAAGGCCTCAACATTAGCAGCCAGTGGCGTACTGCATGATTTTGAGACATTTAGCCCACTTTTCATGCATACACAGCTTGGGTGACGTTGCACCATGCACACATGAATGAATGGCTGCATAACTTCAACCAAACATGCCTGCTTTGCTGTGGTCCTAAGGGTGAAGCCTCAAGAATCCCTGGGGAGATCTGGGTTTGCTTCGCTGAGCAGGACTACTCAGATTTTACAATGGGGAGAAACCACAAAGAGCAGAAGCATTCCCACATCACACAAGGGAGCTAGCACAGTGACTCACACTGCCCTTCAAAACCAAAATGCCGCCatttcaaatttgtttttttgcttgACTTGAAAATTACTTTTTGtaccctatttgtgtgtgtgactatttCCTTCCCGTTATCAGACAATGAATAGAAAAGTCTCACATCAACAAGAACACCATGTTTGACAGGGCTATGATAAATGTTAAAGCAGTGATGGGCTACCTGGATTCAGAAGATATTATCCAGTGTTACATCTTCTGATATCTTCTGTGAGGCAACTTCCCTATTAAAACTTTGATCATAGCTTCTGTATTCCGGGTTgccaatcattgtgtcaaaggtaTTTTCATATTTCATGTCAAAAGTAGTTTGTATACACTGTATTCACATacagtagttactgtactttgattTTGTAGGGCAGGACGTGGATGAGAGAAAGAGCTACCGCAAGAGCTGATAATTAATGCGAATACAAATAACTTAAATTCCACTGTATGTACTGAGGATTTGAGATCCATACTTTAAATTACATTCATTCTTTGTATGTGTATCTACAGTTTGAAAATGTgtcggaagtaaaaaaaaaaatgctgaacatGTTTTAAAAGGTAGTTCTTAAGGACTCCAGACTCAGACCAAGACTTGGATTAGCACAATCTGGTACACCAGCACATTCAAACACAAGAGACTCATGCACACATCCACTTAGACTCgaccctacacacgcacgcacgcatgcacgcacgcacacacacacacacctagagaaaGTGGAGAAAGTGCTTACATAGCCAAATCAAAACTGCAAGTACTGtaggacagaaaaaaagaaataagaaatagTGTCTTTACCCTGTCCTACAAATCCCCATCTAGTACAACTTGCATTACAACAATTTGACACGATATGAAAGATGAAAATTCTTTTTTATAGAAATTATAGCAGCCCACTGCTTTTATACATTatgatcgaaaaaaaaaaaaaaacacaggcagATTGCCAGTTAAATATCACAGCTAGGTTAATAAAGTcagaaaaaatacaaaatagtgtATCTGCTCAGGAGTGCAGACACGGTAAGTCAGAGACGTTGATGGCTTTGGGGCTAATACCGTAGGCAGCCGTGGTAACTCCTGCCTCTGGGCCTGAAGAACCCATAAACCACTGTGCTCCTCACACACATGAACCATGCCACAACAGACCTCACAATATTATCATTATAttcatacagtatgcattttTTAAACTCTGCTGCGCTTTTGAATAAAGGGGCCACGTGGTTTACTGTGTGTGCAAGCAGTAAAGAGTGACTGAAGCAGGCAAACTCTTAGAACAGTTACAGACATACCAGTATTTAGACATGTCCAACTCAAACATATCCCGGAGAAAATTGAAGAGGAGCAGCTTTTATGAATATTACAACTATTTACAGTGGGAtgaactggactgggctgggcatCATTCTTAGTCGCTGTAATGGGCCAAACCACTTTTGAATGGCATTGTATTTTTCTGACTGCAAAGTCAGGGAGGTCAGAGTCTGTGTGTCTTCTGAAGAGGGACGCTGTGTCCAGAAAAAGCTCTGAATACGGGTTCTGCTTACTTTTATGACACCTGCTTTAACAAAATGTAATAATTTGTACTTGCACTGCACATACCCAACTCTTTCAATGTGGTACGGATTAAGTACCTGCTGTTGCACATTGTTAGAAATTTTGAGGCAATGTGTCAGATTGATTTAACAGGAACCACATAAAAGCTCCGTACATTTACTGGACTTTTATAAGGATGTGAGAAGAGCCTTGGGTTTGTGGTAATTTcgcaaatcacaaaaaaacagagaatgACCCTAAAATTAGGCTTTAGTGGCTACATTTGCTTCACCACCAATGTAACGCAACACTGTTTAGACTGACACTTATGCCACCACACAGATGCCCTGTGCTGTTCGAACAACAATCTTAGTACAATGGTAGCTCAAGATCCTAAGGACTTTTTTGGAGATTCAGTGCTTTAGACCTGAGATGTTGATATTAAGCACTTGCATGAAGAATCAAGAGTTACAAACAGGATCATTCTTTTAATTTCTTTAGTTCAGAATTCACAACACAAATGCGCGGAACAATTTAGAATCTGGGTATCTTTTACCTCAGAATTTGTAATAAAACAGGTCCATAACATTTAATTTCACTGTTCACTCTATTCAGTTGGGtacataatatattatacaaataaaaaaaatacatccaCAGCTGGGCAGTCATGATCGTACTGTAGTTGTTTCTCATGCAATTGTAGTAGTAGGTTTGAGGGTGAACATAAAGTGCCActgttggagaaaaaaaaggttttagcCCATGCTCATATTCCATGGGCATTTCCAGGTCCTACCATCGTTATGTCTGGTTACATTGGCATAAGGAAGTGAGGTTTGTCCAgtgagaaacaaacaaaacacacaaacaaagaaatgACAGAAGTTGAGAAGTTGCGGAGAGAATAGAAATGTACATTCTTATTTAGTCCCGAGATAATGGATGAgttgagagaggagaaagggggggggataCAATGCAGACCCTGCAGAGGAGGTCAAGGAGGTCTTTCCGAAGAGTGATTGAGGTCATTACAGAGCATCGCCTTTTTCACATGCACCCACCGATGGTGATGGAGGTCTTTAGAGAGGTAAGCCACTTCGCAACCCCcttaaaacaacactggccaaGTGTATGGTGAGCCAACCCCCCTCCTTATCAGATGATGTTAATCACTGCATTCATGGTGGCGCAGAAATGACCAAAATCAAGCAGATTTGATACAGCACGCATGTGCACCCGACAACTTTCTAACCACGATGCATTGTAATTTTTCCATCGTTTCAAGGTCATCATGAACACTGTGAAAGCCACTCGACCTTGCTCTACCTTGACCATCGAAGCCAACTCATTTTGGCATCATTATCATCACATGATGTTGACGTTGGCATCGCTTCTCGCTACCCCCTCGTAACGGTTACACTTTAACTGGGCTTGCATCCCCTCCCCTTACCATCCACCCCATCTGCCATCATAATCATCTTTATGCAATGGTGGTGCCACCCTAATCCTGCCACCACCATTGCTAAAAGATGGTAACACCTAACACCACATCATTATGTGATGGTGATGCCACCCCTAAAGTAGCCATCACCATTATCACAAGATGATAACACCTAGCCAACCCCCTTCCCCCGCGCCCCTGCCACTCCCACAGTCCACAATCACAGTCATACGATGGTGACACTGGGATCAAACCTTGTCACCTCCTGTCTGTGATCAGCAATCATTGCCATCGATCATCATGAGATGGTGATGCCATCCCGATTATTAGATGGTAACACCTCTACTATCATTATAATGGTTGACTACAGGTATTACCTCTGACGCCCCTGCATCATGACGTAGTCCCATCACCCCTTCTCCACCacccatcataatcatcatcatcatcatcatcacagtctGCCATCATTGATATCATCATGGGTCATCATCATGATGGGGACACTGACAAACCTCTGTGGCGCGGGCGCCTATAACCCGCGTTGCACCCTCATCCCATGACCTGGCTCCATCACCTCACCTCCATCCCATCAATCAtaccccctgccctgccctgcctgtccGCCCTCACTGGCCTCACGGTGGGGGTCATATGATGGTGACGCTGGCCGAGCCCTGGGGCAGCTCCTCCTGGGCGTGGCTCTTGAGCAGCTCGCGCATGAACTGCTCCAGGGCGGCGAAGTAGCCCTGGCACTGCCAGGTGTCGTTGTGCGTGCCCTCGGGGAAGATGCCCAGCCGCTTAGTCCGCGCCGGCGACAGCTCGTACAGCTGCTTCATCATGACGGGCGGGATGAGCTGGTCGGACAGGCCCGAGACGAAGAGCGAGGGCATGCGGCACTGCGTCACCTGCCGGTAGGACAGGAACTTGTTGCGGTAGCACCAGAGCGGCAGGTGGCGCACGGGCAGGAAGGAGAAGAGCGTGGCGGCCATGTGCGGGATGCTCAGGAAGGTGTTCTCCACCATCAGCGCCGCCACGCGGTGCGGGTTGGCCGCCGCCAGCCGGATGGCCACGGCGCCGCCCAGCGAGCGGCCAAACAGCACCACCTTGGTCTTGTCCACCTCGGGCCGCGTCATGACAAAGTCCAGGGCCGCCTCGGCGTCCAGGTGCAGGCCCTGC
Proteins encoded in this region:
- the tnfsf13b gene encoding tumor necrosis factor ligand superfamily member 13B; amino-acid sequence: MTVIVDCGSGRGAGEGGVPWAVVLLALAAITSSTLSVLSLYRVLALQAEVEGLRAEVSRRREGRWGPPGEGDTQGLRQGPQGQDWTQTEQEGHPGSTSETETVKSEKHAKRSVGDGQAVLQPCLQMLADSKRSTFQKEFEEEMHTGIPWQTGLRRGTALQLHDDVIQVSEEGFFFIYSQVYYTDSRYTMGHIILRMKKNLVGNEKQHIVLFRCVQNMSEQAPHNTCYTGGIVKLEAGDTVELLIPRDSAKVSLGGDFTFLGAIKLA